CAGGTGGCCGCGACGACGACCAGGACCGCCGCCGGGAACGCCAGCAGGGGCCGGCGCCACCCCCAGACGAGCACCACCACGGCGGCCACCGCCACGGCGAGCGAGGCCGCCACCGGGGCCCGGGTGAGCCCGGCTGCGGTCGCCCACGCCACGAGGGCGGCCGGGACGACGCGCAGGTCAGACCGAGACCCGGTCACGCAGGTCGGCCAGGGTCGCCTCGCCGATCCCCTTGACGTCCAACAGGTCGTCGACGGAGCGGAACGGGCCGTTCTCCTCGCGCCACGCGACGATCGCCTCGGCCGTCACCGGTCCGACGCCGGGCAACGAGTCGAGGGCCACGAGGTCGGCCGAGTTGAGGTTCACGACGGCTTCCGCCTGCCCCGACGGGCTCGCCGCTCCCCCGGACGGTGCGGCAGCCGGGGCACCGACCACCACCTGCTCACCGTCGGTGAGCACGCGCGCGAGGTTGAGGGACGCGGTGTCGACCTTGCCCTTGGTGCCGCCCGCGGCCTTGATCGCCTCGTGCACGCGCGACCCCGGCGGCAGGGTGACGATCCCGGGGCGGCGCACCCGGCCCGCGACGTCGACCACCAGCGTGCCCGACGTGGCCCCCGCGGACGGCGTGGTGCCGGCCACCTCGACCCCCGACGACGTCGGCACCGTCACCTCGTGGGGCCGCCCCGCCAGCAGCCACCACACGACGAGCACCGCCGCCGCCCCGCCCACGACCGCCGCGAACCGCACGTGCCCCGGCCGCAGCAGGCGCCGGGAGGGATCGGGCCTGCGACGCCGGCCGGGCGGTGGACGGTCAGGGTCGGGGAGGGTGGCGTCGAAGGTCGCGGCCAGCTCGGCGAGGCGCTGCCGTGCGACCTGGGCGCGGGTCTCGGGCGGGACGGGAGCCATGTCGCGACCCTAGGAACGCCCTGCGCCCGGCGGAACCACTCGCGCGCGGCCTGTGGACCGCGGGCCGCGCGGCGGCGGCCCTGTGGACGGTCAGCGGGCGCTGACG
This genomic interval from Aeromicrobium choanae contains the following:
- a CDS encoding helix-hairpin-helix domain-containing protein, with the protein product MAPVPPETRAQVARQRLAELAATFDATLPDPDRPPPGRRRRPDPSRRLLRPGHVRFAAVVGGAAAVLVVWWLLAGRPHEVTVPTSSGVEVAGTTPSAGATSGTLVVDVAGRVRRPGIVTLPPGSRVHEAIKAAGGTKGKVDTASLNLARVLTDGEQVVVGAPAAAPSGGAASPSGQAEAVVNLNSADLVALDSLPGVGPVTAEAIVAWREENGPFRSVDDLLDVKGIGEATLADLRDRVSV